From Sphingobium sp. WTD-1, a single genomic window includes:
- the copC gene encoding copper homeostasis periplasmic binding protein CopC, producing MRRLFITTAAAALFFAGGVANAHPKLVSASPAANAAVATPEKISLQFSEKLVPAFSKAELIMAAMPGMAAMKMPSSAAVGSDGRTLTIIPKQRLPRGRYNVDWQVVSGDTHKITGSYTFTVK from the coding sequence ATGCGTCGCTTGTTCATCACGACTGCTGCCGCCGCCTTGTTCTTCGCAGGCGGCGTGGCAAACGCGCACCCGAAGCTGGTGTCCGCCAGCCCCGCCGCCAACGCGGCGGTCGCGACCCCGGAGAAGATCAGCCTCCAGTTCAGCGAGAAACTCGTGCCTGCTTTCTCCAAGGCCGAACTGATCATGGCCGCGATGCCTGGCATGGCGGCCATGAAGATGCCGAGCAGCGCCGCGGTCGGCTCCGACGGGCGTACGCTCACGATCATCCCGAAGCAGCGTCTCCCGCGTGGGCGTTACAACGTCGACTGGCAGGTCGTTTCCGGCGACACGCACAAAATCACTGGCAGCTACACCTTCACGGTGAAGTGA
- a CDS encoding NAD(P)/FAD-dependent oxidoreductase, with translation MMRLRLTNQGWTGDPEEVIDCLIVGGGPAGLTTAIYLSRFLRSCVVYDAAAGRAASIPRSHNLPGFPGGISGVTFLARLQAQLHEYGGTVQSGEIDAIVASGDHFSASCGPNVLYARTVVLATGVVNRRPEMPDAMHDIGVARGLLRYCPICDGYEARRMSVAVLGCDRHGAEEAEFLRAYGAKVTLLAERSLDLAPTEFARLTQQGVDVAPSPVEQLRLGDCVEVRLANGLELQFDTLYPALGSSPRTGLATSLGAKLAATGCVLTDAHQQTSVAGLYAVGDVVEGLDQISVATGQAAVAATAIHNLLRDRDSGLASAMAGLWPAQGLPPT, from the coding sequence ATGATGAGGTTGCGGTTGACCAATCAAGGCTGGACTGGCGATCCCGAGGAGGTCATCGACTGTCTGATTGTGGGCGGCGGTCCCGCTGGCCTCACGACCGCGATCTATCTTTCCCGCTTTCTCAGGAGCTGCGTCGTTTACGACGCGGCGGCGGGGCGCGCCGCCTCCATCCCGCGCTCGCACAACCTCCCAGGATTTCCCGGCGGCATTTCCGGCGTCACGTTTCTTGCGCGCCTGCAGGCTCAGCTGCATGAATATGGCGGTACGGTCCAGAGCGGTGAGATCGACGCGATCGTCGCATCAGGCGATCACTTCTCGGCAAGTTGCGGACCGAACGTCCTGTACGCGCGGACCGTCGTGCTCGCGACGGGTGTCGTCAATCGACGTCCCGAGATGCCCGATGCGATGCATGACATCGGCGTCGCGCGTGGCCTTCTCCGCTACTGCCCGATTTGCGATGGTTATGAGGCTCGGCGGATGAGCGTGGCGGTGCTCGGCTGCGACCGCCATGGCGCTGAAGAAGCCGAATTCCTGCGCGCTTATGGTGCCAAGGTCACGCTTCTCGCCGAACGGTCGCTCGACCTCGCACCGACCGAATTTGCCAGGCTGACCCAGCAGGGCGTCGATGTCGCGCCCTCGCCTGTCGAGCAGCTGCGTCTTGGCGATTGTGTCGAGGTTCGATTGGCCAATGGCCTGGAGCTACAATTCGACACGCTTTACCCTGCGCTCGGCTCATCGCCTCGAACAGGGCTTGCCACTTCGCTGGGCGCGAAGCTCGCGGCAACGGGATGCGTGCTGACCGACGCCCACCAACAAACCTCGGTTGCCGGCCTCTACGCGGTTGGTGACGTTGTGGAAGGGCTCGATCAGATCAGCGTCGCGACCGGACAAGCAGCGGTCGCTGCGACCGCAATCCATAACCTGTTGCGCGACCGCGACAGCGGATTGGCATCCGCCATGGCCGGGCTGTGGCCGGCTCAGGGCCTACCGCCGACC